The following proteins are encoded in a genomic region of Peptococcus niger:
- a CDS encoding lysophospholipid acyltransferase family protein, producing the protein MRYLRAMVVYTWAFLVLCTRWPLLRSVERQRETAFLSAMKRIYGVASGFAQSICRLAGCQIDVRGVENIPQDGSVVLIGNHQSFFDIPILLATVPRPLGFLAKQELKAVPLLGRWTEGIGSIFIPRGETRKSLEAILAAVKMLKQAAHVLVVFPEGTRSYGGQLGEFKAGSLKIATKSGSTVVPFAMDGSWRVMPKDVKTFTPGTVRLTFLPPISPELMATKDTKAISEACRDAIQTQLLEGEQDGIEK; encoded by the coding sequence ATGCGATATTTACGTGCGATGGTGGTTTACACCTGGGCCTTTCTTGTCTTGTGCACTCGCTGGCCCTTGTTGCGCTCCGTGGAGCGGCAGCGCGAAACAGCATTTTTATCCGCTATGAAGCGGATTTATGGGGTAGCAAGTGGCTTTGCCCAATCCATCTGCCGCTTGGCCGGTTGCCAAATTGATGTCCGCGGTGTGGAAAATATTCCACAAGACGGGTCAGTGGTTTTAATTGGCAACCATCAAAGCTTTTTTGATATCCCCATCCTGTTGGCAACGGTCCCGCGTCCTTTAGGTTTTTTGGCCAAACAGGAACTGAAAGCGGTCCCCTTGCTTGGCCGTTGGACAGAAGGCATCGGTTCCATCTTTATTCCGCGGGGCGAAACACGGAAAAGCTTGGAGGCCATTTTAGCGGCAGTGAAGATGCTGAAACAGGCGGCCCATGTATTGGTCGTTTTCCCTGAAGGAACGCGCAGTTACGGCGGACAATTGGGCGAATTTAAAGCAGGAAGCTTAAAAATAGCTACCAAATCCGGCAGTACTGTGGTACCATTTGCGATGGACGGCAGCTGGCGGGTTATGCCTAAGGATGTAAAAACTTTTACACCCGGGACAGTGCGCTTGACCTTTCTGCCGCCTATTTCACCTGAGTTGATGGCGACCAAAGACACGAAAGCCATATCAGAGGCCTGCCGTGACGCCATTCAAACTCAGTTGCTTGAGGGGGAACAAGATGGAATTGAAAAGTAA
- a CDS encoding glutamine--tRNA ligase/YqeY domain fusion protein, producing MEDHTIQKNFIEQIIDADLQAGMTAIATRFPPEPNGYLHIGHAKSIFLNFGLAKTYDGTCFLRFDDTNPIKEEDEFVESIMQDVHWLGGEWDGDVRFASDYFEAFYEMAECLIEKGLAYVDDQSAEAIRETRGTLTEPGTDSPYRNRSVAENMDLFRRMRQGEFADGEKVLRAKIDMASPNMNMRDPVIYRILHASHHRTGDKWCIYPMYDYAHPLEDAIEGITHSICTLEFQDHRPLYNWFIEQLAEDEHLKSRPQQIEFARLEIENTMTSKRRLKALVDAGLVDGWDDPRLPTVSGLRRRGYTPAALKEFCQRIGVAKTNSVVEQNYLTFCLREDLNRVAPRAMAVLNPLKLTLTNYPEDQIEWVQGVVNPNDETMGTYEMPFGKHLYIEQEDFREEANRKYHRLKPGAEVRLMYGYIIKCEDFIKDPETGEILEVLCTYDPMTKSGMPDADRKVKGTLHWVEATHAVDATVHVLDDLMDEDKPQDADILERFNQHSLEVLKGCKVEPRLAKAQVGQAYQFMRKGYYCADSRYHTAEAPVFNLTVGLRDKFKG from the coding sequence ATGGAAGACCATACCATACAGAAAAATTTTATTGAACAGATTATTGACGCAGACCTTCAGGCGGGCATGACAGCAATTGCAACCCGTTTTCCGCCGGAACCCAACGGTTATTTGCACATCGGTCACGCCAAGTCAATCTTTCTCAATTTTGGCTTGGCTAAGACCTATGATGGGACCTGCTTTTTGCGCTTTGATGATACCAACCCCATCAAAGAAGAAGATGAATTTGTCGAAAGCATTATGCAGGATGTGCACTGGCTGGGTGGCGAATGGGACGGCGATGTCCGCTTTGCGTCAGATTATTTTGAGGCCTTTTACGAGATGGCAGAATGCTTAATTGAAAAAGGCTTGGCTTATGTAGACGATCAAAGCGCTGAAGCCATTCGTGAAACACGCGGCACCCTAACCGAACCAGGTACGGACAGCCCCTACCGCAACCGGTCTGTTGCTGAAAACATGGACCTGTTTCGCCGGATGCGTCAGGGCGAGTTTGCAGACGGCGAAAAGGTCTTGCGGGCTAAAATTGACATGGCGTCTCCAAATATGAACATGCGGGACCCGGTCATTTACCGGATTTTACACGCCAGTCACCACCGGACCGGGGACAAATGGTGCATTTATCCCATGTATGATTATGCTCATCCCTTGGAAGATGCTATAGAAGGCATTACCCATTCGATTTGCACCTTGGAATTTCAGGACCACCGCCCCTTGTATAATTGGTTTATTGAGCAATTGGCCGAAGACGAGCACTTAAAGAGCCGACCCCAGCAAATAGAATTTGCCCGGCTGGAAATTGAAAATACCATGACCTCTAAGCGGCGCCTCAAGGCTTTAGTGGATGCCGGTTTGGTAGATGGATGGGATGATCCCCGCTTGCCTACGGTTAGCGGTTTGCGGCGTCGAGGCTATACGCCTGCAGCCTTAAAAGAATTTTGCCAGCGGATTGGTGTTGCTAAAACCAATAGTGTGGTGGAGCAAAATTACCTGACCTTTTGCTTACGAGAAGATTTAAATCGCGTGGCACCGCGGGCCATGGCGGTATTGAACCCGCTTAAACTGACCCTGACGAATTATCCGGAAGATCAGATTGAATGGGTGCAGGGGGTTGTGAACCCGAATGATGAGACCATGGGCACGTACGAAATGCCTTTCGGCAAGCACTTGTACATTGAACAAGAAGACTTCCGCGAAGAAGCCAACCGGAAATACCATCGGTTGAAACCCGGCGCAGAAGTGCGCTTGATGTACGGCTATATCATTAAATGTGAAGATTTTATCAAAGATCCGGAAACCGGGGAAATTTTGGAAGTTCTCTGCACCTATGATCCGATGACCAAAAGCGGTATGCCGGACGCCGATCGGAAGGTGAAAGGCACCTTGCACTGGGTTGAAGCCACCCATGCGGTTGACGCTACGGTTCATGTACTGGATGATTTAATGGATGAAGACAAGCCTCAGGATGCAGATATTTTAGAACGGTTTAACCAGCACTCTTTAGAGGTCTTAAAAGGCTGTAAAGTGGAACCGCGCCTGGCGAAGGCGCAGGTGGGCCAGGCCTATCAGTTTATGCGCAAGGGCTATTATTGCGCTGACAGTCGCTATCATACCGCTGAAGCCCCGGTGTTTAATTTGACCGTCGGCTTGCGCGATAAGTTTAAGGGCTGA
- a CDS encoding MurT ligase domain-containing protein, with product MELKSNTAIFCGRMTKKALTLAGRDGSSLPGKVAQTIDADLLAKLSDGCRCILVTGTNGKTMTTALLVKALEEVYPKVLTNASGANMLQGITSAFLTLKRHERPIAVLEVDEATLPHVAEAVHPEMLVFTNIFRDQADRYGSTEGVLAHLRHGARLAPTATVIANGDLPAFADLRINNPVRYFGTCLQESLPQSASEKEDDFCPQCGAPLSYEQRTYGNLGRYACTECAFKRPPLDFVLEQVDDVSTHHGAGLINGTAVEINTGGFYNLYNALAAFSAARHFGLDAETIARGMRKVVPLAGRQENVDIDGKNATLHLIKNPVGFNQIVNLLALEKEPFSLALLLNDLPADGVDTNWVNEADFEKLVTLTSHRPILIGGRRTDVLKNRLVRAGVAPSDLSLCETMPDMCRAIAQLPTETVHILPTFTALADLRRDLAHEGYLN from the coding sequence ATGGAATTGAAAAGTAACACGGCTATATTTTGCGGCCGAATGACCAAGAAAGCGCTCACCTTGGCCGGCCGGGACGGCAGCAGCTTACCTGGAAAAGTAGCGCAAACCATTGATGCGGATTTGCTGGCAAAACTGTCCGATGGTTGTCGCTGTATTTTGGTCACCGGGACCAACGGCAAGACCATGACCACAGCCCTCCTGGTTAAAGCACTGGAGGAAGTTTATCCGAAGGTTCTAACCAATGCCAGTGGCGCCAATATGCTGCAGGGCATCACCTCTGCTTTTCTGACACTCAAACGCCATGAGCGGCCGATTGCCGTATTGGAAGTGGATGAGGCGACCTTGCCTCATGTGGCGGAAGCGGTTCATCCGGAAATGCTTGTCTTTACGAATATTTTCCGGGACCAGGCAGACCGCTATGGTTCCACCGAAGGCGTTTTGGCGCATTTGCGCCATGGCGCCCGTTTAGCGCCCACGGCAACAGTTATCGCCAACGGCGATTTGCCGGCCTTTGCTGACTTGCGCATCAATAATCCGGTTCGGTATTTTGGGACCTGCCTGCAAGAGAGCCTGCCTCAGTCAGCATCGGAAAAAGAAGACGATTTCTGCCCGCAGTGCGGCGCTCCATTGAGCTATGAACAACGCACTTATGGCAACTTGGGTCGATATGCCTGCACCGAGTGTGCCTTTAAACGCCCGCCTTTGGACTTTGTCTTGGAACAAGTGGACGATGTCAGCACCCATCATGGGGCCGGCCTCATCAACGGAACGGCTGTTGAGATTAATACCGGTGGATTTTACAACCTTTACAATGCTTTAGCCGCTTTTTCCGCCGCCCGGCACTTCGGCCTTGATGCGGAAACCATCGCCCGAGGCATGCGTAAAGTGGTGCCCTTGGCCGGAAGGCAGGAAAATGTGGACATTGATGGCAAAAACGCCACCTTACACTTGATTAAGAACCCGGTAGGCTTTAACCAAATTGTCAATTTGCTGGCCTTGGAAAAAGAACCCTTTTCCCTGGCCCTCCTCTTGAACGATTTGCCCGCTGACGGTGTGGATACCAATTGGGTCAACGAAGCAGACTTTGAAAAACTGGTCACCTTAACCAGCCATCGTCCCATTTTAATCGGTGGCAGACGTACGGACGTCTTAAAAAATCGGCTGGTGCGTGCAGGGGTCGCTCCGAGCGACTTGAGCCTTTGCGAGACCATGCCGGATATGTGCCGGGCCATTGCCCAGTTGCCGACGGAAACCGTACACATTTTGCCGACCTTTACCGCATTGGCTGATTTGCGTCGGGACTTGGCCCATGAAGGCTATTTGAACTGA
- a CDS encoding DUF2156 domain-containing protein yields the protein MLGFKQIELSDKDILDNFFIQTQNQISDTTFTNLYMWRRCYAVRWAVVEGHLVVQPNAWESSWVLPPYGHTYDDDDFKSAVEILADEFHDAGKEFVIRGITEREKERMERIWPDRFAFTEERDIADYIYNGDDLRELKGRKYSKKRNHLNAFLREYPDYEFHELTKENVPEVLDFLEYWYGEQNKSGNLLDSLLCEREAVYDALMALDELAYVGGFIRIDGRIVALTMGEKVNEDTVVIHIEKAFAEYRGLYAAINKVYLNHFWPTITYVNREEDMGLEGLRRAKESYYPAYLLMKYKAVWKND from the coding sequence ATGTTAGGTTTCAAGCAAATCGAACTCTCTGATAAAGATATTCTAGATAATTTTTTTATACAAACCCAAAATCAAATCTCAGATACGACGTTTACAAACTTATACATGTGGCGTCGTTGTTATGCGGTGCGCTGGGCAGTGGTGGAAGGGCACCTGGTGGTTCAGCCCAATGCTTGGGAAAGCAGCTGGGTGCTGCCGCCATATGGGCATACCTATGATGATGACGATTTCAAAAGTGCTGTGGAAATCTTGGCAGATGAGTTTCACGATGCCGGGAAAGAGTTTGTGATTCGCGGCATTACAGAGCGAGAAAAGGAGCGGATGGAGCGCATTTGGCCTGACCGTTTTGCTTTTACAGAAGAACGGGATATTGCTGATTATATTTATAATGGTGATGACTTACGAGAACTCAAGGGCCGCAAGTACAGCAAAAAACGCAATCACTTGAATGCTTTTTTACGCGAATATCCGGATTATGAATTTCATGAATTGACGAAGGAAAATGTTCCGGAAGTCTTGGATTTTCTGGAATATTGGTATGGCGAGCAAAATAAAAGCGGCAATTTATTGGACAGCCTTTTGTGTGAGCGCGAGGCGGTTTATGATGCCTTGATGGCCCTTGATGAATTGGCCTATGTTGGCGGTTTCATACGCATTGACGGCAGGATTGTGGCCTTGACCATGGGGGAAAAGGTCAATGAGGATACGGTGGTCATCCACATTGAAAAAGCCTTTGCTGAGTATCGCGGTTTATATGCAGCCATCAACAAGGTTTATCTGAACCATTTTTGGCCGACCATTACCTATGTCAATCGTGAAGAGGATATGGGCTTGGAGGGATTACGCCGAGCAAAAGAATCTTACTATCCGGCGTATCTATTAATGAAATATAAGGCTGTGTGGAAAAATGATTAA
- a CDS encoding DAK2 domain-containing protein translates to MSSNKPISGDQLIEMITSAANWLEQKREEVDRLNVFPVPDGDTGTNMSMTIRSAAKFVRERADAKDIGSISAQMAHGALMGARGNSGVILSQILSGMAKGLKDKETAEPRDLVHAFALGADAAYNAVTNPMEGTVLTVVREGSEALNRAFHPDMDAEEALTVFLQAGHRSLQRTPELLPVLKQAGVVDAGGQGLLFIIEGFLAAVQGKPAQTPEVPESAPAGVDDFEDTFEHFFADLNEIIYPYCTEFLLMPDGSREEDPIPALKKFLTDYGDCMLVVGTRELVKVHIHTNDLGAVLGFASGFGELNDIKINNMREQNRALQAQGQAKQVEKSEYAIITVAAGDGLVEVFKSLGATYVIHGGQTMNPSTQDFLDAMEAHPADHIILLPNNKNIIMTAEQAAKMDDCDVRVIPSRTVPQGLAALMQFIPEADIETNVADMSDALSDVLSGEITTAVRDTVIEDIRIMKDEYLAILDGKIIAAKKEINGALDALVEQMAEKDVELITFYRGTDVPSEQMEAYLDTATERYADIDFEAYEGGQAIYPFIISAE, encoded by the coding sequence ATGTCAAGCAATAAGCCCATCAGCGGCGATCAACTCATAGAAATGATAACGTCGGCGGCCAATTGGCTCGAGCAAAAACGGGAAGAAGTAGACCGTTTAAACGTATTTCCGGTTCCCGATGGCGATACAGGCACCAATATGTCCATGACCATTCGGTCTGCGGCAAAATTTGTTCGGGAGCGGGCTGACGCAAAAGATATCGGTAGCATTTCTGCACAGATGGCCCATGGGGCCCTTATGGGGGCTCGTGGGAATTCCGGTGTTATTTTATCGCAAATTCTTTCCGGTATGGCGAAGGGGCTGAAGGATAAAGAAACGGCTGAGCCGCGTGATTTGGTGCATGCCTTTGCCCTAGGCGCCGATGCCGCCTATAATGCGGTCACCAATCCTATGGAAGGAACGGTGCTAACCGTTGTGCGGGAAGGCAGTGAGGCCTTGAACCGTGCTTTTCACCCGGATATGGATGCAGAAGAGGCGTTAACGGTTTTTTTACAGGCCGGCCATAGAAGCCTGCAACGGACCCCGGAATTATTGCCCGTCTTGAAACAGGCTGGTGTCGTTGATGCCGGTGGGCAGGGGCTGCTCTTTATTATCGAAGGCTTTTTAGCCGCGGTGCAAGGTAAACCGGCGCAAACGCCTGAAGTGCCTGAAAGCGCACCGGCCGGCGTAGATGATTTTGAAGACACCTTCGAGCATTTTTTTGCCGATCTGAATGAAATCATCTACCCCTATTGCACAGAATTTTTGCTTATGCCCGATGGCAGTCGTGAGGAAGACCCGATTCCCGCCTTGAAAAAATTCTTGACCGACTACGGCGACTGTATGCTTGTTGTCGGCACGCGGGAGTTGGTCAAGGTCCACATTCACACCAATGATCTGGGGGCCGTCCTGGGCTTTGCATCCGGTTTTGGTGAATTAAATGATATCAAAATCAACAATATGCGGGAACAGAACCGAGCCCTGCAGGCACAGGGACAGGCAAAACAGGTCGAAAAAAGTGAATATGCCATCATTACCGTTGCCGCCGGTGACGGATTGGTGGAAGTCTTTAAAAGCCTTGGCGCCACCTACGTCATTCATGGCGGACAGACCATGAACCCGAGCACCCAAGACTTTTTAGATGCGATGGAAGCGCATCCGGCAGACCATATCATTCTCCTGCCCAACAATAAAAACATCATTATGACCGCAGAACAAGCGGCAAAAATGGACGATTGCGATGTGCGCGTGATTCCGTCACGAACCGTTCCGCAAGGCTTGGCTGCACTCATGCAGTTTATCCCGGAGGCTGATATTGAGACCAATGTGGCGGATATGTCTGATGCCTTATCGGATGTCCTTAGTGGCGAAATTACCACTGCTGTTCGTGATACGGTCATTGAAGATATTCGCATTATGAAAGATGAATACTTGGCCATTCTTGATGGAAAAATCATTGCCGCCAAAAAAGAAATCAATGGAGCCTTGGATGCTTTGGTGGAGCAGATGGCGGAGAAAGATGTCGAGTTAATTACATTTTATAGGGGTACTGATGTGCCTTCAGAGCAAATGGAGGCCTATCTTGATACGGCAACAGAGCGCTATGCAGACATTGATTTTGAAGCATATGAAGGCGGTCAGGCAATTTATCCCTTTATTATTTCAGCTGAATAG
- the ppk1 gene encoding polyphosphate kinase 1: MSSEIPTSLFVNRELSWLGFNERVLEAAEDDRLPLFERLRFVSIYGSNLDEFFMVRVGGLTDALMLGVEEIDGKSGMSIEEQLTSVYNKVRHLLPRLERCYRSIIDQLADYDIREVNMNKLTPYDEDYLTRFFENNVAPFLSPQIIDSHHPFPYFSNKEQFVGIALKTNKKRPFDFGVIPVSYQNYRRYHIYPNETKTGYNYVLMAPLIMHFADKLFKRGDIQERFVFRITRNGDLKVDEALYDQDIDWRQQMEQLLNKRKRSQAVRLQLSQHISTELQGYLMQKLEIEPRAVMIAEYVPASLSHVYGLCGELADHYPELNYDPMPPIMPPGIQPGDSIIKKLDERGDIFLAYPYHSMKSFLDLLDEAAVDPDVTSIKITLYRIASGSKVAQALIKAAENGKSVMVLVELKARFDEEHNIVWSKRLEEAGCSVLYGMENYKVHSKICLITRRNGRNVQYITQIGTGNYNEKTARQYTDFCLITQNQQIGEEVSRVFQTLQLGAFVDSSQYLLVAPLQMKSRFLDFIDEEIAAAKAGKPARIILKLNGLSHKDMIEALIRASQAGVDITLYVRGICCLRPGVEGYTENITVKSMVGRFLEHPRIYLFGHGDREKIFIGSADWMTRNLLYRVEVAVQILEPKVRQIIMDVLGILAADNVLARIALPDGSYKRLYPGLEERAIDSQYEQYAYFKQRTAQAVTVAEPPRVDKGQRPTFIERLLSWFRGGH, translated from the coding sequence ATGAGTTCCGAGATTCCGACATCGTTATTTGTAAATAGAGAACTGAGCTGGCTGGGCTTTAACGAACGCGTTTTGGAAGCGGCGGAAGACGATCGGCTCCCTTTATTTGAACGCTTGCGCTTTGTGTCTATTTATGGGTCAAACTTGGACGAATTTTTTATGGTTCGCGTAGGTGGTTTAACCGATGCGCTGATGCTTGGCGTTGAAGAAATTGACGGCAAAAGCGGCATGAGCATTGAAGAACAGCTTACCTCTGTTTACAATAAGGTGCGTCATCTTTTACCGCGCTTAGAACGGTGTTACCGCTCAATTATCGATCAACTGGCGGACTACGATATTCGCGAAGTGAATATGAATAAACTGACCCCTTATGATGAAGATTATCTGACGCGATTTTTTGAGAACAATGTTGCCCCCTTTTTATCGCCGCAAATCATAGACAGTCACCACCCCTTCCCGTATTTCAGCAATAAGGAGCAGTTTGTGGGCATTGCCCTCAAGACCAATAAAAAGCGGCCCTTTGACTTTGGGGTTATCCCGGTGTCCTACCAGAATTATCGACGTTATCATATTTATCCTAATGAAACAAAAACCGGCTATAATTACGTCCTCATGGCGCCGCTGATCATGCATTTTGCAGATAAGTTGTTCAAGCGTGGCGATATTCAAGAACGGTTTGTTTTTCGCATCACGCGCAATGGTGACCTGAAAGTAGATGAAGCCTTATACGATCAGGATATTGATTGGCGTCAACAAATGGAGCAATTGCTGAACAAACGCAAAAGATCCCAAGCCGTTCGCCTGCAGTTGTCCCAGCATATTTCCACAGAGCTGCAGGGATACCTGATGCAAAAATTGGAAATAGAGCCGCGGGCCGTTATGATTGCCGAATACGTTCCGGCATCGCTCAGCCACGTTTACGGTTTATGTGGAGAATTGGCTGACCACTACCCGGAACTGAATTATGACCCGATGCCGCCGATTATGCCACCGGGGATTCAGCCGGGGGATTCGATTATTAAAAAACTTGATGAGCGCGGCGATATTTTCCTGGCCTATCCCTATCATTCTATGAAAAGCTTTTTGGATTTATTGGATGAGGCGGCGGTGGACCCGGATGTCACGTCAATCAAGATTACCTTGTACCGTATCGCCAGTGGGAGCAAGGTGGCACAAGCCTTGATTAAGGCCGCAGAAAATGGTAAATCCGTTATGGTTTTGGTGGAACTGAAGGCCAGGTTTGACGAAGAACACAACATCGTCTGGTCTAAGCGACTGGAAGAAGCCGGCTGCTCTGTGCTTTACGGTATGGAAAATTACAAGGTCCATTCAAAAATTTGTCTGATTACGCGGCGTAACGGACGTAATGTTCAGTACATTACACAGATTGGAACGGGCAATTATAATGAAAAGACAGCCCGCCAATACACCGATTTTTGCCTGATTACGCAGAACCAGCAGATTGGCGAAGAGGTCAGCCGAGTCTTTCAAACGCTGCAGCTGGGTGCCTTTGTGGACAGCAGCCAATATCTTCTGGTGGCGCCGCTGCAAATGAAGAGCCGGTTTTTGGACTTTATTGATGAGGAAATTGCTGCTGCAAAAGCCGGCAAACCGGCCAGAATTATTTTGAAGCTGAATGGCCTGTCGCATAAAGATATGATTGAGGCCTTGATTCGGGCGTCACAGGCGGGCGTTGACATTACCCTTTACGTGCGCGGTATCTGCTGCCTGCGGCCCGGTGTTGAAGGGTATACGGAAAACATTACCGTCAAGAGCATGGTGGGGCGTTTTTTGGAGCACCCGCGGATTTACTTGTTTGGCCATGGCGATCGTGAAAAAATATTCATCGGGTCTGCGGACTGGATGACGCGCAATCTTTTATACCGGGTGGAAGTTGCGGTGCAGATTTTAGAACCAAAGGTTCGCCAGATCATTATGGATGTATTAGGTATTTTGGCAGCGGATAACGTATTGGCTAGAATAGCCTTGCCAGATGGCAGTTACAAGCGCCTTTATCCAGGCCTGGAGGAACGGGCCATTGATTCCCAATACGAGCAATACGCTTATTTTAAACAACGCACAGCACAAGCGGTGACGGTCGCTGAACCACCGAGGGTGGATAAAGGACAACGCCCAACGTTTATAGAGCGGCTGCTGTCATGGTTTCGTGGTGGACATTGA
- a CDS encoding DegV family protein — protein sequence MTKIGIVTDSTADLPTAVTSRYGIQVIPLTVELNGDQYLDRVTISNAEFYDQLSHLAELPRTSLPKPELFTEAYQRLVDDGCEVIYSLHISAELSGTVNAARLIAQSFKAADVRVWDSRTATIGLGFLTQLLAERVEAGATPEACDAFLEEAIQKLKIYFLLDSLDNLEKGGRIGKAGYLVGSILNIKPILILSDGVISVHKKMRGSNKDRVIKELTDAVMADIDPSKPVYIVAGYNNDLQSAEQFIHALQKRLPAADPDYLELGAVVTTHIGLGAYGAGFFQTER from the coding sequence ATGACGAAAATAGGTATCGTTACTGATAGTACCGCAGATTTGCCGACCGCTGTGACGTCACGATATGGGATTCAAGTCATTCCATTGACGGTTGAATTGAACGGCGACCAGTACCTGGATCGTGTGACCATCAGCAATGCAGAATTTTACGATCAGCTGAGCCATTTGGCAGAATTGCCGAGAACATCTCTGCCTAAGCCGGAGCTTTTTACAGAAGCCTACCAAAGGCTTGTTGATGATGGCTGTGAGGTTATTTATTCGCTACACATATCAGCTGAGTTAAGCGGCACGGTCAATGCGGCACGACTCATTGCTCAATCCTTCAAGGCGGCAGATGTTCGGGTATGGGATAGCCGCACCGCAACAATAGGGCTTGGCTTTTTAACCCAGCTGTTGGCTGAGCGGGTTGAAGCCGGTGCCACGCCTGAGGCCTGTGATGCCTTTCTGGAAGAAGCCATACAAAAATTAAAAATTTATTTTTTACTGGATTCCTTGGATAATCTGGAAAAAGGCGGGCGTATCGGTAAAGCCGGGTACTTGGTCGGGTCCATTTTAAATATTAAACCCATCCTAATTTTGTCCGATGGCGTTATTTCAGTCCACAAAAAAATGCGTGGCAGTAATAAAGATCGGGTGATTAAAGAATTAACCGATGCTGTGATGGCAGATATTGACCCGAGCAAACCGGTTTATATTGTGGCCGGATATAACAATGACCTGCAATCGGCAGAGCAGTTTATTCATGCATTACAAAAGCGCTTGCCGGCTGCAGATCCGGATTATCTTGAACTGGGCGCTGTAGTGACCACTCATATTGGGCTGGGCGCTTACGGTGCGGGATTCTTTCAAACGGAAAGGTAG
- a CDS encoding GNAT family N-acetyltransferase, translating into MINWQIRPAEARDGDILKALWRYAFHSDGEAFVKWYFDTYHRFSETMVATAPSGEVVASLQSIELQLEKKGQLLNTAYVVGVDAFPEVRGQGAVAALMQAALADSPHQGLLLMPFEGAFYRPMGFRYINHHGHLESPMADLYAHSAKTNLHLMRFALDKAPISRLDEIYRAWQDDRYAFFVKRDSRRWKALLDDLQLEGGYGVLVDDGRDNLGYLLYNLQDDAFFIREMAYRSEEARQALYRYVTGHRSQLARVSWSAPLDEPAVAQPAAGKLAVAYEPFMMWRFLSPACLPFFADCGPESPLCFAFQDDFLSRKSVWQWDQRGLYEATDARPAFSVTPAVLSEMVFGSGSVRLPGDATAPRARAQWEALRDLFPRRPLLYINEYF; encoded by the coding sequence ATGATTAATTGGCAAATACGCCCGGCGGAAGCGCGTGATGGCGATATTTTAAAAGCCTTATGGCGCTATGCCTTTCATTCAGACGGTGAGGCCTTTGTAAAGTGGTATTTCGACACCTACCACCGGTTTTCCGAAACGATGGTGGCAACGGCACCTTCCGGGGAAGTGGTTGCTTCTTTGCAAAGTATTGAGCTGCAATTGGAAAAGAAGGGTCAATTGTTGAATACGGCCTATGTGGTCGGCGTTGACGCTTTTCCGGAAGTGCGCGGTCAGGGGGCGGTGGCGGCCTTGATGCAAGCGGCATTAGCGGATTCACCCCACCAGGGCTTGCTGCTGATGCCCTTTGAAGGGGCCTTTTACCGGCCAATGGGTTTTCGCTACATCAATCATCATGGGCACCTTGAGTCCCCTATGGCCGATTTGTATGCGCACAGCGCGAAAACAAACCTTCATTTGATGCGCTTTGCTTTGGATAAGGCGCCCATCAGTCGCTTAGACGAGATTTACCGTGCGTGGCAAGATGACCGCTACGCATTTTTTGTCAAACGGGATTCACGCCGTTGGAAGGCCCTTTTAGACGATCTTCAATTGGAGGGCGGCTACGGCGTCTTAGTGGATGACGGCCGCGATAACTTGGGCTACCTGCTGTATAATTTGCAAGACGATGCGTTCTTCATTCGGGAAATGGCCTATCGTTCAGAAGAGGCGCGCCAGGCGCTGTATCGGTATGTCACCGGACATCGCTCTCAATTGGCTCGTGTCAGCTGGTCGGCTCCTTTGGATGAACCGGCGGTGGCACAGCCGGCTGCCGGGAAATTAGCGGTTGCTTACGAGCCCTTTATGATGTGGCGGTTTTTATCGCCAGCATGTTTGCCGTTTTTTGCCGATTGTGGGCCTGAAAGCCCCTTGTGCTTTGCCTTTCAGGACGATTTTTTATCGCGCAAGAGTGTTTGGCAGTGGGACCAGAGGGGCCTTTATGAAGCAACTGATGCAAGGCCTGCCTTTAGCGTCACACCGGCCGTGTTATCGGAAATGGTATTCGGCAGCGGCAGCGTCCGCTTGCCCGGGGATGCCACTGCGCCAAGGGCTAGGGCCCAATGGGAAGCCTTGAGGGATCTCTTTCCGCGACGCCCTCTCCTGTACATTAACGAATACTTTTAA